The Streptomyces sp. NBC_01353 genome contains a region encoding:
- a CDS encoding UvrD-helicase domain-containing protein: MAAQEAVDTVDTVRDREIGVEQEHLDQVYRRLEEKIREAEFLMNDAAKRGQVGTPGALAERDAQVFRAGIHLNRLNNEFEDFLFGRIDLLYGKDGKKGPDGAYTSVEPAEDAVRADNTADIGETLHIGRIGVLDSDYAPLVIDWRAPAAAPFYRSTPVDPGRVVRRRVIRSKGRKVLGVEDDLMRPELTATLEGRELPVIGDGALMAALGQARSHTMRDIVSSIQAEQDLVIRAPAASVTYVEGGPGTGKTAVALHRAAYLLYQDRRRYAGGILIVSPTPLLVSYTEGVLPSLGEEGQVAIRALGSLVDGVEATTYDEPAVARVKGSSRMLAVLRKAARGALETPAPRSAPGDQLSFGEEDVAPAPAGTPTRLRVVAFGRRLELEADDLQRIRHNVLGGSAPVNLLRPRARRLLLDALYAKSGAVGRHSDPELAAELRSSFDEDVSTEDSFLHFLDAWWPELTPRQVLDAMADERRLGRWARRILNPGEVRRLARSLRRDGLSVHDVALLDELNTLLGAPARPRRKREYDPLDQLTGLEELMPVREETQRERAERLAAERVEYAHVIVDEAQDLTPMQWRMVGRRGRHATWTVVGDPAQSSWSTPDEAAEARDEALGSRPRRRFELTVNYRNPAEIAELAAKVLALAMPGSTSPRAVRSTGVEPRFVAVGEPAAGEKAGTERLAEIVRSEARRLLERVDGTVGVVVAMNRREQAARWLADLGDRVVALGSLEAKGLEYDATVVVSPAEIADESPAGLRVLYVALTRATQQLTVVSGARDVPDAEGVPDLLRD, translated from the coding sequence GTGGCCGCGCAGGAAGCCGTGGACACCGTGGACACGGTCCGGGACCGTGAGATCGGTGTCGAGCAAGAACATCTGGATCAGGTCTACCGCCGCCTCGAGGAGAAGATCCGCGAGGCGGAGTTCCTGATGAACGACGCCGCCAAGCGGGGTCAGGTCGGCACGCCCGGCGCGCTCGCCGAGCGAGACGCCCAGGTGTTCCGGGCCGGTATCCACCTCAACCGGCTCAACAACGAGTTCGAGGACTTCCTCTTCGGCCGGATCGACCTGCTCTACGGCAAGGACGGCAAGAAGGGCCCCGACGGCGCGTACACCTCCGTCGAGCCCGCCGAGGACGCCGTACGCGCCGACAACACGGCCGACATCGGCGAGACCCTCCACATCGGCCGGATCGGCGTCCTCGACTCCGACTACGCGCCGCTCGTCATCGACTGGCGCGCACCCGCCGCCGCCCCCTTCTACCGCTCCACCCCGGTCGACCCCGGCCGCGTGGTGCGGCGCCGCGTCATCCGCTCCAAGGGCCGCAAGGTCCTCGGCGTCGAGGACGACCTGATGCGCCCCGAGCTGACGGCGACCCTGGAGGGGCGCGAGCTGCCGGTGATCGGCGACGGCGCCCTGATGGCCGCGCTCGGCCAGGCCCGCAGCCACACCATGCGCGACATCGTCTCCTCCATCCAGGCCGAGCAGGACCTGGTCATCCGCGCGCCCGCCGCCTCCGTCACGTACGTCGAGGGCGGCCCGGGCACCGGGAAGACGGCGGTGGCCCTGCACCGGGCGGCCTATCTGCTGTACCAGGACCGTCGGCGGTACGCGGGCGGCATCCTGATCGTCTCCCCGACCCCGCTGCTCGTCTCGTACACCGAGGGAGTGCTGCCCTCGCTCGGCGAGGAGGGCCAGGTCGCCATCCGCGCTCTCGGCTCGCTCGTGGACGGCGTGGAGGCCACCACGTACGACGAGCCGGCCGTGGCCCGGGTCAAGGGCTCCTCCCGGATGCTCGCCGTCCTGCGCAAGGCGGCCCGCGGCGCCCTGGAGACCCCGGCTCCGAGATCCGCCCCCGGCGACCAGCTCTCCTTCGGAGAGGAGGACGTCGCGCCTGCCCCCGCCGGCACGCCCACGCGCCTGCGGGTCGTCGCCTTCGGCCGCCGTCTCGAGCTGGAGGCCGACGACCTCCAGCGCATCCGGCACAACGTCCTGGGCGGCTCCGCGCCCGTCAACCTGCTGCGCCCCCGCGCCCGCAGGCTGCTGCTCGACGCGCTGTACGCCAAGTCCGGCGCCGTCGGCCGGCACAGCGACCCCGAACTCGCCGCCGAGCTGCGCTCCTCCTTCGACGAGGACGTCTCCACCGAGGACTCCTTCCTCCACTTCCTCGACGCCTGGTGGCCCGAGCTCACCCCCCGCCAGGTCCTCGACGCGATGGCCGACGAGAGGCGCCTCGGCCGCTGGGCCCGGCGCATCCTCAACCCGGGCGAGGTCCGCCGCCTCGCCCGCTCCCTGCGCCGTGACGGGCTCTCCGTGCACGACGTGGCACTCCTCGACGAGCTGAACACCCTCCTCGGCGCCCCGGCCCGGCCCCGCAGGAAGCGGGAGTACGACCCGCTGGACCAGCTGACGGGGCTGGAGGAGCTGATGCCCGTACGGGAGGAGACGCAGCGGGAGCGGGCCGAACGGCTCGCCGCCGAGCGTGTCGAGTACGCCCACGTCATCGTCGACGAGGCCCAGGACCTCACGCCCATGCAATGGCGGATGGTCGGGCGGCGCGGCCGGCACGCGACCTGGACCGTCGTCGGCGACCCGGCGCAGTCGTCCTGGTCGACCCCGGACGAGGCCGCCGAGGCCCGCGACGAGGCGCTCGGCAGCCGCCCGCGCCGCCGCTTCGAGCTGACCGTGAACTACCGCAACCCCGCCGAGATCGCCGAGCTGGCCGCCAAGGTGCTCGCCCTCGCCATGCCCGGCAGCACCTCACCGCGCGCGGTGCGCTCCACGGGTGTGGAACCGCGCTTCGTGGCCGTGGGGGAGCCCGCGGCGGGGGAGAAGGCGGGGACGGAGCGGTTGGCCGAAATCGTACGGAGCGAGGCGCGCCGTCTCCTGGAGCGGGTGGACGGCACCGTCGGCGTGGTGGTCGCCATGAACCGGCGCGAGCAGGCCGCGCGCTGGCTGGCCGACCTCGGCGACCGGGTGGTGGCGCTGGGCTCCCTGGAGGCCAAGGGCCTGGAGTACGACGCCACGGTGGTGGTCTCGCCCGCGGAGATCGCGGACGAGTCCCCGGCCGGTCTGCGGGTGCTGTACGTGGCGCTGACGCGCGCGACGCAGCAGCTCACCGTGGTCTCGGGCGCCCGGGACGTGCCGGACGCGGAGGGAGTCCCCGACCTGCTCAGGGACTGA
- a CDS encoding NAD-dependent malic enzyme, whose protein sequence is MATAPSVSYSMTVRLEVPASGTAVSQLTTAVESHGGSVTGLDVTASGHEKLRIDVTIAATSTAHADEIVEQLRTIEGVVLGKVSDRTFLMHLGGKIEMASKHPIRNRDDLSMIYTPGVARVCMAIAENPEDARRLTIKRNTVAVVTDGSAVLGLGNIGPMAAMPVMEGKAALFKRFADIDAWPLCLDTQDTDEIVAIVKAIAPGFAGINLEDISAPRCFEIEARLREALDIPVFHDDQHGTAIVVLAALTNALRVVGKGIGDVRVVMSGAGAAGTAILKLLIAAGVKHAVVADIHGVVHAGREDLVEAEKDSPLRWIADNTNPEGVTGTLKQAVAGADVFIGVSAPNLLGADDVAAMADGAIVFALANPDPEVDPAIARQTAAVVATGRSDFPNQINNVLVFPGVFRGLLDAQSRTVNTEMMLAAASALADVVTEDELNPNYIIPSVFNDKVAGAVAGAVRTAAKAAGAGADNGTNGL, encoded by the coding sequence ATGGCAACGGCGCCCAGCGTCTCGTACTCGATGACGGTCAGGCTGGAGGTTCCCGCCAGCGGAACCGCGGTCTCCCAGCTCACCACGGCGGTGGAGTCCCACGGCGGTTCCGTCACCGGCCTCGACGTGACCGCCTCCGGTCACGAGAAGCTGCGGATCGACGTGACCATCGCGGCCACCTCGACCGCACACGCCGACGAGATCGTCGAGCAGCTGCGCACCATCGAGGGTGTCGTCCTCGGCAAGGTCTCCGACCGTACGTTCCTGATGCACCTCGGCGGCAAGATCGAGATGGCGTCCAAGCACCCCATCCGCAACCGTGACGACCTCTCCATGATCTACACCCCGGGCGTGGCCCGGGTGTGCATGGCGATCGCCGAGAACCCCGAGGACGCCCGCCGCCTCACCATCAAGCGCAACACCGTCGCAGTCGTGACGGACGGTTCCGCCGTCCTCGGCCTCGGCAACATCGGCCCGATGGCCGCGATGCCGGTCATGGAGGGCAAGGCGGCGCTGTTCAAGCGCTTCGCCGACATCGATGCCTGGCCGCTCTGCCTGGACACCCAGGACACCGACGAGATCGTCGCGATCGTCAAGGCGATCGCCCCCGGCTTCGCGGGCATCAACCTCGAGGACATCTCCGCCCCCCGCTGCTTCGAGATCGAGGCCCGCCTGCGCGAGGCCCTCGACATCCCCGTCTTCCACGACGACCAGCACGGCACCGCCATCGTCGTCCTCGCCGCCCTCACCAACGCACTGCGCGTGGTGGGCAAGGGAATCGGCGACGTACGGGTCGTCATGTCCGGCGCGGGCGCGGCCGGTACGGCCATCCTCAAGCTGCTCATCGCGGCGGGCGTCAAGCACGCCGTCGTCGCCGACATCCACGGTGTCGTGCACGCCGGCCGCGAGGACCTCGTCGAGGCCGAGAAGGACTCGCCGCTGCGCTGGATCGCCGACAACACCAACCCCGAGGGCGTCACCGGCACCCTCAAGCAGGCCGTCGCCGGCGCGGACGTCTTCATCGGCGTCTCGGCCCCGAACCTGCTCGGCGCGGACGACGTCGCCGCGATGGCGGACGGCGCGATCGTGTTCGCGCTCGCGAACCCGGACCCCGAGGTCGACCCGGCGATCGCCCGCCAGACCGCGGCCGTTGTGGCCACCGGCCGCTCGGACTTCCCGAACCAGATCAACAACGTGCTGGTCTTCCCGGGTGTCTTCCGCGGTCTGCTGGACGCTCAGTCCCGCACGGTCAACACGGAGATGATGCTGGCGGCCGCCTCGGCCCTCGCCGACGTCGTCACCGAGGACGAGCTGAACCCGAACTACATCATCCCGTCGGTCTTCAACGACAAGGTCGCCGGCGCCGTCGCGGGCGCCGTCCGCACCGCCGCGAAGGCGGCGGGCGCGGGTGCCGACAACGGGACGAACGGGCTCTGA
- a CDS encoding ABATE domain-containing protein — protein MTVRFDSGRICLDLAAQALDRADALDEFLRATELVPAATPLSALDAHWVVRFRELRDCVRELVGAQLDGRRADPALERLNEFAAASAPPAPRAVRTEAGGLVRALSDEPDCRALLAAVARDAVDLLTDPAARALLRRCEGDNCRRCYLDTSRGRRRRWCSSETCGNRERVARHRAARRGIVPV, from the coding sequence ATGACCGTACGGTTCGACTCCGGGCGGATCTGCCTGGATCTGGCCGCCCAGGCGCTCGACCGCGCCGACGCGCTCGACGAGTTCCTCCGCGCCACCGAACTCGTCCCGGCCGCCACCCCGCTGAGCGCGCTCGACGCCCACTGGGTCGTACGCTTTCGCGAACTGCGCGACTGTGTCCGTGAACTGGTGGGCGCCCAGCTCGACGGGCGGCGCGCCGATCCCGCACTGGAGCGGCTCAACGAGTTCGCCGCCGCCTCCGCCCCACCCGCGCCCCGCGCCGTCCGCACGGAAGCCGGCGGGCTCGTACGGGCGTTGAGCGACGAACCCGACTGCCGCGCCCTGCTCGCCGCCGTCGCCCGGGACGCCGTCGATCTGCTCACCGACCCGGCCGCCCGCGCCCTGCTCCGACGGTGCGAGGGCGACAACTGCCGCCGCTGCTACCTCGATACTTCGCGAGGACGCCGCCGGCGCTGGTGCTCCAGTGAGACCTGCGGTAACCGCGAGCGAGTTGCCCGGCATCGGGCAGCCCGAAGGGGAATCGTGCCCGTGTGA
- a CDS encoding anthrone oxygenase family protein, whose protein sequence is MTNNRGGTAAGAVLGAATVATGLIAGVWFAYVCSAMPALARSDDRVFVEVMRNINDVIQNPVFFTPFFGALILTAVAAWQLRGTPAKVWALAALALYVAVFVVTSAVNVPLNDALAAATDPVRARADFETPWVAWNVVRAVLTTVGFACLLRALSVRRGR, encoded by the coding sequence ATGACGAACAACAGGGGTGGGACGGCGGCCGGCGCGGTACTGGGCGCGGCGACGGTGGCGACGGGACTGATCGCCGGAGTGTGGTTCGCGTACGTGTGCTCGGCGATGCCGGCGCTGGCACGCAGCGACGACCGGGTCTTCGTCGAGGTGATGCGGAACATCAACGACGTGATCCAGAACCCGGTCTTCTTCACGCCCTTCTTCGGGGCGCTGATCCTGACGGCGGTCGCCGCATGGCAGCTGCGGGGCACACCGGCGAAGGTCTGGGCGCTCGCGGCGCTGGCCTTGTACGTGGCCGTCTTCGTGGTCACCTCGGCGGTGAACGTCCCGCTCAACGACGCCCTCGCGGCGGCGACGGACCCGGTACGGGCCCGCGCGGACTTCGAGACCCCGTGGGTGGCCTGGAACGTCGTCCGTGCGGTCCTGACGACAGTGGGCTTCGCCTGCCTCCTGCGGGCGCTGTCGGTACGCCGAGGGCGGTGA
- a CDS encoding zf-HC2 domain-containing protein, whose protein sequence is MTPPHDAAGAYVLGILDDVDAAAFEAHLVDCDLCAAHVEEFAGMEPMLAMLADGDTAPAATDPYTGLYAAPDPYTGPVGSMGPVGRAADPYADAAFDDFAPRPPAPPGPRRIPSAAVSLDATPGPQLLGRLMDEVGAKRARSRRRTFYLVAAAAILVIGGPAVAVVATSEGGKENRAIEPHPTSPAEDAFFHHMEEKIQATDPTTKISATVGMEKKGWGTHTVLELKNVKGPLKCRLVAVSKSGEEEVVTSWAVPKWGYGIPGATQESAKNPLYVHGGAAMDRNDIDHFEVRTFDGERLVEVEA, encoded by the coding sequence ATGACACCGCCGCACGACGCCGCGGGTGCGTACGTACTCGGCATCCTGGACGACGTCGACGCCGCCGCCTTCGAGGCGCACCTGGTGGACTGCGACCTCTGCGCCGCGCACGTGGAGGAGTTCGCCGGGATGGAGCCGATGCTGGCCATGCTGGCGGACGGCGACACCGCCCCCGCCGCCACGGACCCGTACACCGGCCTGTACGCCGCCCCCGACCCGTACACCGGCCCGGTCGGCTCCATGGGGCCGGTGGGTCGCGCCGCCGATCCGTACGCCGACGCGGCCTTCGACGACTTCGCGCCCCGGCCGCCGGCCCCGCCCGGTCCTCGGCGCATCCCCTCCGCTGCCGTCTCCCTCGACGCCACGCCCGGGCCGCAGCTCCTCGGCCGGCTCATGGACGAGGTGGGCGCCAAGCGGGCCCGCTCCCGGCGCCGCACCTTCTACCTCGTCGCGGCCGCCGCGATCCTCGTCATCGGCGGCCCCGCCGTCGCCGTGGTCGCCACCTCCGAGGGAGGCAAGGAGAACCGGGCGATCGAACCCCACCCCACCAGTCCCGCCGAGGACGCCTTCTTCCACCACATGGAGGAGAAGATCCAGGCCACCGACCCGACGACCAAGATCAGCGCCACCGTCGGCATGGAGAAGAAGGGCTGGGGCACCCACACCGTCCTCGAACTCAAGAACGTCAAGGGCCCGCTCAAGTGCCGGCTCGTCGCCGTCTCCAAGAGCGGCGAGGAGGAGGTCGTCACTTCCTGGGCCGTGCCGAAATGGGGATACGGCATCCCCGGAGCCACCCAGGAGAGCGCCAAGAACCCGCTGTACGTGCACGGCGGGGCGGCCATGGACCGCAACGACATCGACCACTTCGAGGTCCGGACCTTCGACGGCGAACGCCTCGTGGAGGTAGAGGCCTGA
- a CDS encoding sigma-70 family RNA polymerase sigma factor: MRKDAAVADDRPHRARHRSEVPRSRPDVPDEELMRALYREHAGPLLAYVLRLVAGDRQRAEDVVQETLIRAWKNAGQLNRATGSVRPWLVTVARRIVIDGHRSRQARPQEVDPSPLEVLPAEDEIDKALWLMTLSDALEDLTPAHREVLVETYFKGRTVNEAAETLGIPAGTVRSRVFYALRSMKLALEERGVSA, encoded by the coding sequence GTGCGCAAGGATGCGGCCGTGGCCGATGACCGTCCGCATCGGGCCCGGCATCGCAGTGAGGTCCCACGCTCTCGACCCGACGTCCCTGACGAGGAGTTGATGCGTGCTCTCTACCGCGAACATGCCGGGCCCCTGCTCGCCTATGTACTACGCCTCGTCGCCGGCGATCGCCAGCGTGCCGAGGACGTCGTGCAGGAGACGCTCATCCGTGCCTGGAAGAACGCCGGCCAGCTCAACAGGGCTACCGGCTCCGTCAGACCTTGGCTGGTGACGGTTGCCCGGCGCATCGTCATCGACGGCCACCGCAGCCGGCAGGCCCGGCCTCAGGAGGTCGATCCGTCACCGCTCGAGGTCCTGCCCGCGGAGGACGAGATCGACAAGGCGCTGTGGCTGATGACGCTCTCTGATGCGCTCGAAGATTTGACGCCCGCCCACCGGGAAGTGTTGGTCGAGACCTACTTCAAGGGGCGTACGGTCAACGAGGCGGCCGAGACCCTCGGCATACCCGCCGGGACCGTGCGTTCCCGGGTGTTCTACGCACTCCGTTCGATGAAGCTCGCGCTGGAGGAGAGGGGGGTATCGGCATGA